A genomic region of Zea mays cultivar B73 chromosome 6, Zm-B73-REFERENCE-NAM-5.0, whole genome shotgun sequence contains the following coding sequences:
- the LOC111589551 gene encoding 4-O-methyl-glucuronoyl methylesterase 1, whose translation MACVEPPPTASATTTSSPCATPPQNSSRSSSSPCRHPLFLLSLPAPSPKQQAPAPPTSPMENSKPPRRPGVLAAQLGLASLLSGQPSRCSTPCTTCSTICATGCVWSCWCFAQRLRDDTDLRSAYELSSKPAPLSTSRLAHRSSAKSPKLMACMRGTSRPGS comes from the exons ATGGCTTGCGTGGAGCCGCCCCCTACGGCCAGCGCCACTACGACCTCCAGCCCCTGTGCGACCCCTCCCCAAAACAGCAGCCGCAGCAGCTCTTCTCCATGCCGACACCCCCTGTTCCTCCTCTCTCTACCGGCGCCCTCCCCAAAACAGCAAGCTCCAGCGCCCCCTACATCTCCCATGGAAAACAGCAAGCCCCCACGGCGTCCTGGTGTTCTCGCTGCTCAGCTTGGCCTCGCAAGCTTGTTGTCGGGACAACCTAGCCGCTGCTCCACCCCGTGTACTACCTGCTCGACGATATGCGCAACCGGCTGCGTGTGGTCATGCTGGTGTTTTGCGCAGCGCTTGCGCGACGACACCGATCTGCGCAGCGCCTACGAGTTGTCGTCGAAACCCGCG CCCTTGTCGACGTCACGCCTTGCGCATCGCTCGTCGGCAAAGAGCCCAAAACTAATGGCATGCATGCGCGGCACGAGTCGGCCAG gatcgTGA